One genomic region from Lycorma delicatula isolate Av1 chromosome 9, ASM4794821v1, whole genome shotgun sequence encodes:
- the LOC142329761 gene encoding uncharacterized protein LOC142329761 isoform X3, with the protein MVSIVDDDDDDDNINVRDPFDINVRDPFDINVIEILPHDVDGDCRITEVSVENIIANNAELQKSDGKISFISNCDEFNNGTLDAKDAGTNLENGLIDDNVIVIDDDLSNKTHCDTESDEHNNLSVFKISAALEKVVTGDVSSRSNSVIDECSPDRGTSVLKISENLFNEKEKFLGSTVLHDNRLDSSSTVDRSSVCCIEDQERFDNQECNRSPDVNEKADSDDEISCIQEEFDDPENSNEESCSSDNGDSLLNVVNKLEVVYGDNAVVTSNIDLYMNNVEKLNMNNLMSESFSRYFDCAENILNGKCSIMPYFIKWPRPGISDRIGFKCFICTKYCYSRKAVIDHLYNHLKLICQFCRQVFRIKSKFKKHVLQKHFFELNNKKLRCSDCDEKYSDIDLYLNHVQVHCDYCCGLCSYITKNPNSFSIHIKKKHSEGKTNCNDCSLIYFDDEQSFKKHILKIKKEKYVCLSCRMIFHSEMFLKIHYEIYGMTHGASTSFTEENSSSKDNSCNEVKLRNHKEIIRYFQDILSKKIPLEKLQLSRKEVQGQNLSHGFECPFSSCKKVVGLIEENIFKHIQSHLLLICYKCCQLFSDTKRYVNHMQHHKSYSCFNCCICNNIKFDGLTQYMSHVRDHFCRRVCLYCFEVFSDRNERVRHTTKHHKDKIREIICDQCGKKFKNNQALRTHINSIHAIVKINMKKVCPTCGKCKKTHCCPLGSDNKEKEEFICAYCLKIFHNKSSLETHILAHMNEKRFECKYCINKKFNRRTSLDKHVKDFHTERKWKCVVNDCSKSFTFKSALETHMKAGHKIV; encoded by the exons gTAAAATCTCTTTCATATCAAATTGTGATGAATTTAACAATGGAACTTTGGATGCCAAAGATGCGGGAACAAATTTGGAAAACGGTCTGATTGATGATAATGTGATTGTTATAGATGatgatttaagtaataaaactcATTGCGATACTGAAAGTGATGAACATAATAATcttagtgtttttaaaattagtgCTGCATTAGAAAAAGTTGTCACTGGTGATGTATCAAGTCGATCAAATTCGGTTATCGATGAATGCAGTCCTGATAGAGGTactagtgttttaaaaatatcagaaaatttatttaatgagaagGAGAAATTTTTAGGCAGCACTGTACTTCATGATAACAGATTAGATTCTAGTAGTACTGTTGACAGAAGTAGTGTTTGTTGTATCGAAGATCAAGAAAGATTTGATAATCAGGAATGTAATCGTAGTCCAGATGTAAATGAAAAGGCCGATAGTGATGATGAAATTTCTTGTATACAAGAAGAGTTTGATGATCCAGAAAATTCTAATGAGGAGAGTTGTTCCAGTGATAATGGTGATAGTCTGCTAAATGTAGTTAACAAATTAGAGGTTGTTTATGGTGATAATGCAGTTGTAACTTCCAATATTGATCTGTATATGAA TAATGTTGAAAAACTAAATATGAATAATCTAATGAGTGAATCATTCTCAAGATATTTTGATTGcgctgaaaatatattaaatggaaaGTGTTCAATTATGCCTTATTTTATAAAGTGGCCACGTCCAGGTATCAGTGATCGTATTGGATTTAAATGCTTCATATGCACCAAATATTGCTATTCTCGAAAAGCAGTAATAGATCATTTGTATAATCATCTAAAGTTAATCTGTCAGTTTTGTAGACAGGTCTTTAGAATTAAatctaagtttaaaaaacatgtactccagaaacatttttttgaattgaataacaaaaaattgaggtGTTCTGATTGTGatgaaaaatattctgatatcgaTTTGTACTTAAATCATGTACAAGTTCATTGTGATTATTGTTGTGGTCTCTGttcatatataacaaaaaaccCAAACAGTTTctcaattcatataaaaaaaaaacacagcgaAGGTAAAACTAACTGTAATGACTGTTCGTTGATCTATTTTGATGAtgaacaatcatttaaaaaacacatattgaaaattaaaaaggaaaaatatgtatgtttgtCCTGCAGAatgatttttcattcagaaatgtttttaaaaatacattatgaaaTTTATGGAATGACTCATGGTGCTTCAACTTCATTTACTGAGGAAAATTCAAG tagcaaGGATAATTCTTGTAATGAAGTTAAATTGAGGAATCATAAAGAAATCATAagatattttcaagatatattaaGTAAGAAAATACCATTGGAAAAGTTACAGCTATCAAGAAAAGAAGTTCAAGGCCAAAATTTGAGCCATGGATTCGAATGTCCATTCAGTTCTTGCAAAAAAGTGGTCGGACTAatagaagaaaacatttttaagcacATTCAGAGTCATCTcttattaatttgttacaaatgttgtcaacttttttcagATACTAAACGTTATGTAAACCACATGCAACATCATAAGAGTTATTCATGCTTTAATTGTTGCATATGCAACAACATTAAATTTGATGGTTTAACGCAGTACATGTCTCATGTTAGAGATCATTTTTGTAGGAGAGTGTGTTTATATTGTTTTGAGGTATTTTCTGATAGAAATGAAAGGGTTCGTCATACAACTAAGcatcataaagataaaataagagaAATCATATGTGATCAGTGtggtaaaaagtttaaaaacaatcaaGCATTGCGAACCCATATAAATAGCATTCATGCTATTGTAAAGATCAATATGAAGAAAGTTTGTCCTACTTGCGGAAAATGTAAGAAAACTCATTGTTGTCCCTTAGGAAGtgataataaagaaaaggaagaatTTATTTGTGCATACTGTTTaaagatatttcataataaatcatCATTAGAAACTCATATTTTAGCACATATGAATGAAAAACGTTTTGAATGTAAATattgtatcaataaaaaatttaatagaaggaCTTCCTTAGATAAGCATGTGAAAGATTTTCATACAGAAAGGAAGTGGAAGTGTGTGGTTAATGACTGTTCAAAgtcttttacatttaaatcagCTTTAGAAACTCATATGAAGGCAGgtcataaaatagtttaa